The following coding sequences are from one Desulfosporosinus orientis DSM 765 window:
- a CDS encoding RNA-binding S4 domain-containing protein, producing MRIDKYLKVSRLVKRRTVAKDVCVGEKISINNKVVKPSAEVKIGDHIILEFANRVIEVKVLATPNSVKANEAQTLYELIRDERKAESI from the coding sequence ATGCGAATTGATAAATATTTAAAAGTTTCTCGGCTTGTCAAACGGCGAACCGTTGCTAAGGATGTTTGTGTTGGCGAAAAAATATCAATTAATAACAAGGTCGTTAAACCCTCAGCAGAAGTCAAGATAGGAGACCATATTATTCTTGAGTTTGCGAATCGTGTGATTGAGGTTAAGGTGCTGGCGACACCTAATAGTGTAAAGGCTAATGAGGCCCAGACACTTTATGAACTGATCAGAGATGA
- a CDS encoding HU family DNA-binding protein gives MNKAELVSAVAEKADMSKKDAEKAVKAVFEVIEESLAQSEKVQLVGFGTFEVKERAARTGRNPQTKEEIQIPAAKVPGFKAGKALKDAVQK, from the coding sequence TTGAATAAGGCTGAATTAGTTAGCGCAGTTGCGGAGAAGGCTGACATGTCTAAGAAAGATGCGGAAAAAGCAGTTAAAGCTGTTTTTGAAGTTATCGAGGAATCGTTGGCACAGAGTGAAAAAGTCCAATTAGTAGGTTTTGGAACATTTGAAGTTAAAGAACGTGCAGCACGTACTGGAAGAAATCCACAAACGAAGGAAGAAATCCAAATTCCTGCAGCGAAGGTGCCCGGTTTTAAGGCAGGCAAAGCCCTAAAAGATGCGGTACAAAAATAA